In Pungitius pungitius chromosome 2, fPunPun2.1, whole genome shotgun sequence, a single window of DNA contains:
- the LOC119210847 gene encoding protocadherin gamma-A7-like: protein MLSSSRCVKWRFGCRYYWKLLFFFFFLNHLVRGHIRYSIPEEMKKGSLIGNVAQDLGLDLKRLRSGRARIVTGESVQYTELKTDKGILVVNERMDREQLCGDLTPCSFSFEVILENPMELHPVKVLIQDQNDNPPQVLYPVQTGGSLVAEMVPRSADVGYLVTKVVAVDVDSGQNAWLSYKLQKATDRALFEVGLQNGEIRTIRGVTDKDAVKQRLTVIVEDNGQPSRSATVIVNVAVADSFPEVLSEFTDYTQDKDYNDNLTFYLVLALAVVSFLFITCLVVIISVKIYRWRQSRVLYHSNLPVIPYYPPRYSDTLGTGTLQHVYNYEVCRTNDSRKSDCKFGTVGSQNVLIMDPSSTGTMQRIQSEKNILDEPDSPLEVRAFIC, encoded by the exons ATGTTGTCCTCCTCACGGTGTGTAAAATGGCGCTTTGGATGCAGATACTATTGGaagcttctgtttttctttttctttctcaaccATTTGGTCAGAGGACATATCCGATATTCAATcccggaggagatgaagaaaggcTCCCTAATCGGTAATGTAGCTCAGGATCTTGGCTTGGATCTGAAAAGGCTCCGTTCTGGTCGGGCCCGCATTGTGACCGGAGAGAGCGTTCAGTACACCGAGCTGAAGACAGACAAAGGGATTTTGGTGGTGAATGAGAGAATGGACCGGGAGCAGCTATGTGGAGACCTGACGCCGTGTAGTTTTAGCTTCGAGGTGATTTTAGAAAACCCCATGGAGTTACATC CTGTGAAAGTGCTGATCCAGGACCAGAACGACAACCCTCCTCAGGTTCTGTACCCAGTCCAGactggaggctctctggtggctgagatggttcctcgttcagcagatgtgggctatctggtcactaaagtggtggctgttgatgtggactctggacagaatgcctggctctcctacaaactgcagaaagccacagacaggGCGCTGTTTGAAGTGGGCTTACAGAATGGAGAAATAAGAACTATCCGCGGAGTCACTGAtaaagatgcagtgaaacaaagactgactgtgatcgtggaggacaacgggcagccctctcgttcagctacagtcattgttaacgtggcggtggcggacagcttccctgaagtgctgtctgagttcactgactatacacaagacaaggactacaatgacaacctgaccTTCTACCTAGTGTTGGCTTTGGCtgtagtttccttcctcttcatcacgtgtttagtggttattatatcagtgaagatctacagatggaggcagtctcgcgtcctgtatcactccaatctccctgtgattccgtattatccaccacgttactcagacactttggggACAGGGACTCTCCAACACGTGTACAACTACGAGGTGTGCAGGACGAATGACTCCAGAAAGAGTGACTGTAAATTCGGCACAGTCGGTAGTCAGAACGTGCTGATAATGGACCCCAGTTCTACTGGAACGATGCAGCGGATACAAAGTGAGAAGAACATCCTGGATGAACCAGACTCTCCTCTAGAGGTGAGAGCTTTTATATGTTGA
- the LOC119210206 gene encoding protocadherin gamma-A5-like: MVGGQIRYSIPEEMKKGSVIGNVAQDLGLDLKRLRSGRARIVTGENIHYTELKADKGILVVNEKIDREQLCGDVTPCSFNFEVILENPMELHRITVEVLDINDHAPVFPNRDTPIGLEISESAAVGVQFPLQSAEDLDVGQNALQDYILSPNNNFILKQHANPDGSKYVEMVLQKPLDRERHPHLSLKLIAVDGGTPQRSGTVNIDITVLDANDNVPVFNQSVYKASVMENTIKGTSIITVNATDADSGLNGIITYSLSKTKGNAGNGFSIDESTGTVSVSGQIDYEKDRKYEVRVEAKDQGGLTGTSKITIEVLDVNDNAPVINIMSFSSPISEDAIPGTTVAILNIKDADSEKNGQIQCSIGGKLPFKIESSLTTYYNLITDQYFDRESVSEYNITITATDLGSPPLSSSKNLHLKVSDVNDNAPSFDKKSYSAYVTENNSPGISIFDLSARDSDSNQNARISYLLEDTQVSGSPLSTYVSLNSETGVLRAVRSFDYEQIKQLQLVVKAQDGGSPPLSSNVTVKVLIQDQNDNPPQVLYPVQTGGSLVAEMVPRSADVGYLVTKVVAVDVDSGQNAWLSYKLQKATDRALFEVGLQNGEIRTIRGVTDKDAVKQRLTVIVEDNGQPSRSATVIVNVAVADSFPEVLSEFTDYTQDKKYNDNLTFYLVLALAVVSFLFITCLVVIISVKIYRWRQSRVLYHSNLPVIPYYPPRYSDTLGTGTLQHVYNYEVCRTNDSRKSDCKFGTVGSQNVLIMDPSSTGTMQRMQSEKNILDEPDSPLEVSQIMLHRLHAVNSIEIAVLHCALVFSQFGFHLIL, from the coding sequence ATGGTAGGTGGTCAGATTCGGTATTCTATaccagaggagatgaagaaaggcTCTGTTATTGGTAACGTAGCGCAGGATCTTGGTTTAGATCTCAAGAGGCTCCGGTCTGGGCGGGCGCGTATCGTGACCGGAGAAAACATTCACTACACTGAGCTGAAGGCAGACAAAGGGATTCTAGTTGTGAATGAGAAAATAGACCGAGAGCAGCTTTGTGGTGACGTAACTCCATGTAGTTTCAACTTTGAGGTGATTTTAGAAAACCCAATGGAATTGCACAGAATAACTGTTGAGGTTTTAGACATTAATGATCACGCTCCCGTCTTCCCGAACAGAGATACGCCTATCGGCCTTGAAATAAGTGAATCGGCTGCAGTTGGAGTGCAGTTCCCACTGCAGAGTGCAGAAGATCTAGATGTGGGGCAAAACGCGTTGCAAGATTATATCTTGTCGCCAAACAACAATTTTATATTGAAGCAACATGCGAATCCAGATGGAAGTAAATATGTCGAAATGGTGCTTCAGAAGCCTTTAGACAGAGAGCGACACCCCCATCTGTCTTTAAAACTCATCGCTGTTGACGGAGGAACACCACAGAGATCGGGGACGGTAAATATAGATATCACTGTGTTGGATGCGAACGACAATGTCCCCGTGTTTAACCAATCTGTGTATAAAGCATCTGTGATGGAAAACACAATAAAAGGCACCAGTATAATTACAGTAAATGCCACGGACGCGGACAGTGGTTTAAATGGAATCATTACTTACAGTCTGTCAAAGACGAAAGGAAATGCAGGGAATGGATTCAGTATTGACGAAAGCACAGGCACAGTTTCTGTTTCTGGTCAAATAGATTatgaaaaagacagaaaatacgAGGTCAGAGTGGAAGCAAAGGATCAAGGTGGACTAACCGGGACAAGTAAAATTACAATAGAAGTGTTGGATGTCAACGACAATGCCCCCGTTATAAACATAATGTCATTTTCTAGCCCCATATCCGAGGATGCAATTCCTGGTACAACTGTTGCAATATTGAACATAAAAGATGCTGATTCTGAAAAAAATGGGCAAATACAATGCTCTATAGGTGGCAAACTCCCCTTTAAGATCGAATCCTCTTTAACAACCTATTACAATTTAATCACCGATCAATATTTTGATAGAGAATCTGTCTCCGAATATAACATAACAATAACAGCTACTGATTTAGGCTCACCCCCACTTTCTAGCTCAAAAAATTTGCATCTTAAAGTGTCTGACGTTAATGACAACGCACCTTCTTTTGATAAAAAGAGCTATTCTGCTTACGTCACAGAGAACAATTCCCCTGGAATTTCAATCTTTGATCTCAGCGCACGAGACTCTGATTCGAATCAAAACGCGCGAATCTCGTACCTTTTAGAGGATACACAGGTCAGTGGTAGTCCACTTTCCACTTATGTATCTCTAAACTCTGAAACTGGAGTTCTTAGAGCAGTTCGTTCTTTTGATTATGAACAAATCAAACAGCTTCAGCTAGTAGTGAAAGCGCAAGACGGAGGCTCCCCTCCACTCAGTAGCAACGTGACTGTGAAAGTGCTGATCCAGGACCAGAACGACAACCCTCCTCAGGTTCTGTACCCGGTCCAGactggaggctctctggtggctgagatggttcctcgttcagcagatgtgggctatctggtcactaaagtggtggctgttgatgtggactctggacagaatgcctggctctcctacaaactgcagaaagccacagacaggGCGCTGTTTGAAGTGGGCTTACAGAATGGAGAAATAAGAACCATCCGCGGAGTCACTGAtaaagatgcagtgaaacaaagactgactgtgatcgtggaggacaacgggcagccctctcgttcagctacagtcattgttaacgtggcggtggcggacagcttccctgaagtgctgtctgagttcactgactatacacaagacaagaagtacaatgacaacctgaccttctacttagtgttggctttggctgtagtttccttcctcttcatcacgtgtttagtggttattatatcagtgaagatctacagatggaggcagtctcgcgtcctgtatcactccaatctccccgtgattccgtattatccaccacgttactcagacactttggggACAGGGACTCTCCAACACGTGTACAACTACGAGGTGTGCAGGACGAATGACTCCAGAAAGAGTGACTGTAAGTTCGGCACAGTCGGTAGTCAGAACGTGCTGATAATGGACCCCAGTTCTACAGGAACGATGCAGCGGATGCAAAGTGAGAAGAACATCCTGGACGAACCAGACTCTCCTCTAGAGGTGAGTCAAATAATGTTGCATCGTCTCCATGCCGTTAATTCCATTGAAATTGCAGTCCTACACTGTGCGTTGGTATTTAGCCAATTTGGATTCCATCTGATTCTTTGA
- the LOC134107196 gene encoding protocadherin gamma-A4-like, giving the protein MMALMCITDFGGRGQSLFVILCLFKLSSVTGQARYSVPEEQAEGSFVGNIARDLGLDVARLLSGKARIITKESRQYVDLNRDKGTLLIKERIDREELCGKTTPCSFSFEVILENPIQLYRVTVEVIDVNDNTPSFPKEEISLNIVENAPSGTRFSIECAFDPDVGINDIQKYILRPVDHFKLEVQSQPDGGKSIEMVLQNPLDREKEETHSLVLIASDGGEPQRSGTVRIHITVLDINDNAPVCSQPVYKAEVRENSQKGTVVTTVSANDADKGHYGEVTFSIAHVTREVKQLFEVNVKTGDIKVEGRLDFEKSNTYQLNVKASDQGGYSDTCKVIIQLIDENDNVPTIQLMSFVNLISEDSPPGTTIAVINVDDVDSDGNGVVKCSIDSDMPFKIESSLTGYYTIVTDNVLDRERIPEYNITITVSDQGSPPLTSRKHINVKVSDVNDNPPEFDQSEYSKTVPENNSPGFSVFNLSARDADWGQNARVSYFLEENEINGAAVSSLVSVNSESGVIHAVRSFDFEQIKVFEFNITARDAGSPPLSSAATVRLIVQDLNDNPPQVLYPVQTGGSLVAEMVPRSADVGYLVTKVVAVDVDSGQNAWLSYKLQKATDRALFEVGLQNGEIRTIRGVTDKDAVKQRLTVIVEDNGQPSRSATVIVNVAVADSFPEVLSEFTDYTQDKEYNDNLTFYLVLALAVVSFLFITCLVVIISVKIYRWRQSRVLYHSNLPVIPYYPPRYSDTLGTGTLQHVYNYEVCRTNDSRKSDCKFGTVGSQNVLIMDPSSTGTMQRIQSEKNILDEPDSPLEVS; this is encoded by the coding sequence ATGATGGCTCTTATGTGCATAACCGATTTCGGAGGCCGAGGACAATCGCTGTTTgtcattctttgtctttttaagcTGAGCTCAGTGACTGGACAGGCTCGCTATTCCGTGCCAGAGGAACAGGCAGAGGGGTCTTTTGTTGGAAACATCGCTAGAGATTTAGGTTTGGATGTTGCGAGGCTCCTATCAGGTAAAGCTCGGATTATTACAAAGGAGAGTCGACAGTACGTTGATTTAAACCGGGACAAAGGCACCCTTCTGATTAAAGAGCGAATCGACCGAGAAGAACTGTGTGGAAAGACGACGccctgtagcttcagtttcgaAGTCATTTTAGAAAATCCAATCCAGCTTTATCGGGTCACCGTGGAGGTAATAGACGTAAACGATAACACCCCGTCGTTCCCAAAGGAAGAAATCAGTTTGAATATTGTTGAAAATGCCCCATCTGGCACTCGGTTCTCAATAGAGTGTGCATTTGATCCCGATGTTGGAATTAATGACATTCAAAAATATATCCTCAGACCCGTGGATCATTTTAAATTGGAAGTACAGAGTCAGCCTGATGGAGGGAAATCCATCGAAATGGTTTTACAAAACCCGTTAGACcgagaaaaagaggagacacACTCACTTGTGCTGATTGCTTCAGATGGAGGAGAACCACAAAGATCAGGGACAGTACGTATTCATATCACTGTGCTAGATATTAACGATAATGCGCCAGTTTGTAGTCAGCCTGTTTATAAAGCAGAAGTCAGGGAGAACTCTCAAAAAGGAACCGTAGTAACCACTGTGAGTGCCAATGACGCAGATAAAGGACATTATGGTGAAGTAACATTTTCCATAGCACATGTGACCAGAGAGGTAAAGCAGCTTTTTGAAGTGAATGTCAAAACTGGAGATATTAAAGTTGAAGGTAGACTAGATTTTGAAAAATCTAACACGTATCAATTAAATGTTAAGGCTAGTGACCAAGGAGGATATTCAGATACGTGCAAAGTTATAATTCAATTAATTGACGAAAACGACAACGTCCCTACAATACAGCTGATGTCATTTGTTAATTTGATTTCCGAGGACTCTCCTCCAGGTACAACTATTGCTGTTATTAATGTGGATGATGTTGATTCTGATGGTAACGGTGTTGTCAAATGCTCCATTGACTCTGACATGCCTTTCAAAATCGAGTCTTCATTAACAGGATATTATACCATAGTAACCGATAACGTCTTAGATAGAGAACGTATCCCTGAGTACAACATCACCATAACGGTGTCTGACCAAGGCTCCCCTCCTCTGACAAGCAGGAAACACATCAATGTAAAAGTGTCTGATGTGAATGACAACCCTCCTGAATTTGACCAGTCAGAGTACAGTAAGACTGTACCAGAGAACAATTCACctgggttttctgtttttaatctcAGTGCTCGTGATGCAGACTGGGGCCAAAACGCTCGGGTTTCTTACTTTCTGGAGGAGAATGAGATTAATGGGGCAGCTGTGTCCTCGTTAGTGTCCGTGAATTCAGAAAGTGGTGTAATCCACGCAGTGAGGTCATTTGATTTTGAGCAAATCAAAGTGTTTGAATTCAACATAACTGCTCGTGATGCTGGATCCCCTCCGCTTAGTTCAGCTGCTACAGTTAGATTAATAGTCCAAGACCTGAACGACAACCCTCCTCAGGTTCTGTACCCGGTCCAGactggaggctctctggtggctgagatggttcctcgttcagcagatgtgggctatctggtcactaaagtggtggctgttgatgtggactctggacagaatgcctggctctcctacaaactgcagaaagccacagacaggGCGCTGTTTGAAGTGGGCTTACAGAATGGAGAAATAAGAACTATCCGCGGAGTCACTGAtaaagatgcagtgaaacaaagactgactgtgatcgtggaggacaacgggcagccctctcgttcagctacagtcattgttaacgtggcggtggcggacagcttccctgaagtgctgtctgagttcactgactatacacaagacaaggagtacaatgacaacctgaccttctacttagtgttggctttggctgtagtttccttcctcttcatcacgtgtttagtggttattatatcagtgaagatctacagatggaggcagtctcgcgtcctgtatcactccaatctccctgtgattccgtattatccaccacgttactcagacactttggggACAGGGACTCTCCAACACGTGTACAACTACGAGGTGTGCAGGACGAATGACTCCAGAAAGAGTGACTGTAAATTCGGCACAGTCGGTAGTCAGAACGTGCTGATAATGGACCCCAGTTCTACAGGAACGATGCAGCGAATACAAAGTGAGAAGAACATCCTGGATGAACCAGACTCTCCTCTAGAGGTGAGTTAA
- the LOC119210840 gene encoding protocadherin gamma-A1-like → MLSSSRCVKWRFGCRYHWKLLFFFFFLNHLVRGHIRYSIPEEMKKGALIGNVAQDLGLDLKRLRSGRARIVTGESVQYTELKTDKGILVVNERMDREQLCGDVTPCSFSFEVILENPMELHQITVEITDINDHSPTFNRDAMQFEISESASSGARFTLASAEDPDVGVNGLREYYLTENENFVLKQNSNADGKKYAEMVLQKPLDRETTPNLSLKLIAVDGGSPQRSGTVNINISVLDANDNAPMFNQSVYKATVMENSPRDTYVTTVNASDADFGSNSILTYYFSDIKSGINNLFTVNENTGIILMTGLIDYEKDKKYELRIEAKDQGGLTDSSKVIIEVTDVNDNAPAISVMSFTSPVSEDSPPGTTIGIINVKDLDAGDNGKIHCRIEQNAPFKIKSNLRNYYTLVTDTLLDRETVSEYNITVVATDAGMPPLSTKKTFNLKVLDVNDNAPLFSEGAYTAFIAENNAAGVSLITVRAKDSDENQNARVSYILEDSYIGGSHLSEYISINSESGVLHAVRSFDYEQIKQLQLVVKAQDGGSPPLSSNVTVKVLIQDQNDNPPQVLYPVQTGGSLVAEMVPRSADVGYLVTKVVAVDVDSGQNAWLSYKLQKATDRALFEVGLQNGEIRTIRGVTDKDAVKQRLTVIVEDNGQPSRSATVIVNVAVADSFPEVLSEFTDYTQDKEYNDNLTFYLVLALAVVSFLFITCLVVIISVKIYRWRQSRVLYHSNLPVIPYYPPRYSDTLGTGTLQHVYNYEVCRTNDSRKSDCKFGTVGSQNVLIMDPSSTGTMQRIQSEKNILDEPDSPLEVRTFL, encoded by the coding sequence ATGTTGTCCTCCTCACGGTGCGTAAAATGGCGCTTTGGATGCAGATACCATTGGaagcttctgtttttctttttctttctcaaccATTTGGTCAGAGGACATATCCGATATTCAATcccggaggagatgaagaaaggcGCCCTAATCGGTAATGTAGCTCAGGATCTTGGCTTGGATCTGAAAAGGCTCCGTTCTGGTCGGGCCCGCATTGTGACCGGAGAGAGCGTTCAGTACACCGAGCTGAAGacagacaaagggattttagtGGTGAATGAGAGAATGGACCGGGAGCAGCTTTGTGGAGACGTGACGCCGTGTAGTTTTAGCTTCGAGGTGATTTTAGAAAACCCCATGGAGTTACATCAGATTACCGTTGAAATAACAGACATAAATGATCATTCTCCGACCTTTAATAGAGACGCCATGCAATTTGAAATAAGCGAATCCGCCAGTTCTGGTGCTCGTTTTACTTTGGCAAGTGCAGAAGACCCAGATGTGGGCGTCAATGGACTAAGAGAATATTATCTAACCGAGAATGAaaattttgttttaaaacaaaactctAATGCAGATGGTAAGAAATATGCCGAGATGGTGCTTCAGAAACCATTAGACAGAGAGACGACCCCTAATCTGTCCCTAAAGCTCATAGCTGTGGACGGTGGAAGTCCGCAGAGATCTGGTAcggtaaatataaatatatctgttCTGGATGCCAATGATAATGCACCTATGTTTAATCAATCTGTTTACAAAGCTACAGTCATGGAAAACTCTCCAAGAGACACTTACGTTACCACTGTTAATGCGAGTGACGCAGATTTTGGCTCAAATTCTATCCTAACGTATTATTTTTCCGATATTAAAAGTGGCATAAACAATTTGTTTACTGTAAATGAAAATACTGGTATAATCTTAATGACGGGTTTAATTGAttatgaaaaagacaaaaagtatGAACTTAGAATCGAGGCTAAAGATCAAGGGGGTTTGACAGATTCCAGCAAAGTCATAATTGAAGTGACAGATGTAAACGACAACGCCCCGGCGATTAGTGTGATGTCATTCACTAGTCCTGTGTCAGAAGACTCTCCTCCTGGTACAACTATTGGCATTATTAACGTAAAGGATCTTGATGCAGGTGATAACGGAAAGATTCACTGTAGAATAGAACAAAACGCACCTTTTAAGATTAAATCTAATTTACGAAATTACTACACTTTGGTTACAGATACTTTATTAGATCGTGAAACTGTTTCAGAGTATAACATCACTGTTGTTGCGACAGATGCAGGAATGCCTCCTCTCTcaactaaaaaaacatttaatttaaaggtGTTGGATGTGAATGATAATGCTCCACTATTTTCAGAAGGTGCTTACACTGCATTTATTGCTGAGAATAATGCAGCAGGGGTTTCACTTATTACTGTCAGGGCTAAAGATTCTGATGAAAACCAAAACGCCCGTGTATCTTATATTCTGGAAGATTCTTATATTGGTGGGTCTCATCTCTCAGAATACATTTCTATAAATTCAGAAAGTGGCGTTTTACATGCGGTGCGCTCCTTTGATTATGAACAAATTAAACAGCTTCAGCTAGTAGTGAAAGCGCAGGACGGAGGCTCCCCTCCACTCAGTAGCAACGTGACTGTGAAAGTGCTGATCCAGGACCAGAACGACAACCCTCCTCAGGTTCTGTACCCGGTCCAGactggaggctctctggtggctgagatggttcctcgttcagcagatgtgggctatctggtcactaaagtggtggctgttgatgtggactctggacagaatgcctggctctcctacaaactgcagaaagccacagacaggGCGCTGTTTGAAGTGGGCTTACAGAATGGAGAAATAAGAACCATCCGCGGAGTCACTGAtaaagatgcagtgaaacaaagactgactgtgatcgtggaggacaacgggcagccctctcgttcagctacagtcattgttaacgtggcggtggcggacagcttcccggaagtgctgtctgagttcactgactatacacaagacaaggagtacaatgacaacctgacattctacttagtgttggctttggctgtagtttccttcctcttcatcacgtgtttagtggttattatatCAGTCAAGATCtacagatggaggcagtctcgcgtcctgtatcactccaatctccccgtgattccgtattatccaccacgttactcagacactttggggACAGGGACTCTCCAACACGTGTACAACTACGAGGTGTGCAGGACGAATGACTCCAGAAAGAGTGACTGTAAATTCGGCACAGTTGGTAGTCAGAACGTGCTGATAATGGACCCCAGTTCTACAGGAACGATGCAGCGGATACAAAGTGAGAAGAACATCCTTGATGAACCAGACTCTCCTCTAGAGGTGAGGACTTTTTTATAG
- the LOC119210846 gene encoding protocadherin gamma-A2-like, which translates to MASKEHPHDGGARWRLLGHLRGTVCLFIFHFIFVNQVEAQIRYSIPEEMKKGSLVGNIAQDLGLDLKRLRSGRARIVTGERIQYAELKTDKGTLVVHERIDREQLCGDLTPCSFTFEILLENPMELHPVTIEVLDTNDNAPTFQNSHLKFEISESAVLGSRFNLEIADDADVGENGLQNYILSPNDNFVLKQHVNPDGSKYAEMVLQKSLDREEQPRLSLKMLAVDGGNPQRSGTVNINVHILDANDNAPVFNQSLYKAVVVENAPKGTHIITVNASDIDSGSNGKIAYSFSKSKAGIADLFDIDEATGIIFVAKDIDFEKDKKIEFRVEAKDQGGLTDSSKVEIEVIDVNDNAPVINVMSFTSLVSEDSPAGTTIGIINVKDIDSGGNGQVSCTIEGNGHFKMKSNLRNYYALMTDAELDRENMSEFNITVIASDKGLPPLSSKRTFYLRVSDVNDNAPIFQRGSYSAFVTENNTPGVTISGVHSKDPDENENARVSYMLDASDIGGFPVFDYVSINAESGVIHAVRSFDYEQIKQLVFFVKAQDGGSPPLSSNVSVTILIQDQNDNPPQVLYPVQTGGSLVAEMVPRSADVGFLVTKVVAVDVDSGQNAWLSYKLQKAADRALFEVGLQNGEIRTIRGVTDKDAVKQRLTVIVEDNGQPSRSATVIVNVAVADSFPEVLSEFTDYTQDKEYNDNLTFYLVLALAVVSFLFITCLVVIISVKIYRWRQSRVLYHSNLPVIPYYPPRYSDTLGTGTLQHVYNYEVCRTNDSRKSDCNFGTVVSQNVLIMDPSSTGTMQRIQSEKNILDEPDSPLEVSQIM; encoded by the coding sequence ATGGCGTCTAAAGAACATCCCCATGACGGAGGAGCAAGATGGCGATTGCTTGGACATTTGCGGGGAACCGTTtgtctatttatttttcatttcatttttgtcaatCAAGTGGAGGCTCAGATCCGGTATTCGATCCccgaggagatgaagaaaggcTCACTTGTTGGTAATATTGCGCAAGACCTCGGTTTGGATTTAAAAAGGCTGCGTTCTGGCCGGGCCCGCATCGTCACCGGAGAGCGCATCCAGTACGCCGAGCTGAAGACAGACAAAGGGACTTTGGTTGTGCACGAGAGAATAGACCGAGAGCAGCTATGTGGAGACTTAACGCCGTGTAGCTTTACCTTCGAGATTTTATTGGAAAACCCAATGGAGTTGCACCCTGTGACCATCGAAGTATTGGACACAAACGACAACGCTCCCACTTTCCAAAACAGTCATCTGAAATTCGAAATAAGCGAATCCGCTGTGCTGGGTTCCCGTTTTAATTTGGAAATTGCGGACGACGCTGACGTTGGGGAGAACGGTTTGCAAAACTACATTTTATCTCCGAACGATAATTTTGTTTTGAAACAACATGTGAATCCGGACGGCAGTAAATATGCTGAAATGGTGCTTCAGAAATCCTTAGACAGAGAGGAGCAGCCACGCCTGTCTCTAAAAATGTTGGCTGTTGACGGCGGAAATCCACAGAGATCGGGTACAGTAAATATAAATGTCCACATTCTAGATGCCAATGATAATGCTCCCGTGTTCAACCAATCCCTATATAAAGCGGTGGTGGTTGAAAATGCACCAAAAGGAACTCACATTATTACTGTGAACGCAAGTGACATAGACAGCGGTTCCAACGGGAAGATTGCGTACtccttttcaaaatcaaaagcaGGAATTGCCGACTTGTTTGATATAGATGAAGCTACGGGAATCATATTTGTGGCAAAGGATATAGAttttgaaaaagataaaaaaattgagTTCAGGGTTGAAGCCAAAGATCAAGGTGGACTCACAGATTCTAGTAAGGTAGAAATTGAGGTAATCGATGTAAATGATAATGCTCCGGTCATTAACGTGATGTCATTCACAAGTCTTGTGTCAGAAGACTCTCCTGCTGGGACAACTATTGGCATAATCAATGTTAAAGATATTGATTCTGGTGGAAATGGACAAGTGAGTTGCACAATTGAAGGAAatggtcattttaaaatgaaatccaatCTACGAAATTATTATGCATTGATGACTGATGCTGAATTAGATAGAGAAAATATGTCAGAATTCAACATCACTGTTATTGCCTCAGACAAAGGATTGCCCCCATTATCATCAAAAAGAACCTTTTATCTTAGAGTCTCTGATGTCAATGATAATGCTCCAATATTTCAACGAGGCTCTTACAGCGCATTTGTCACTGAGAATAACACACCAGGTGTGACGATTTCAGGTGTTCATTCTAAAGACCCAGATGAAAATGAGAACGCCCGTGTTTCCTATATGTTGGACGCATCTGACATAGGGGGATTTCCAGTTTTTGATTATGTTTCTATAAATGCGGAAAGTGGAGTAATACATGCAGTGCGCTCATTTGATTATGAGCAGATCAAGCAGCTTGTATTTTTTGTCAAAGCTCAAGATGGAGGCTCCCCTCCACTCAGTAGCAATGTCTCTGTAACAATATTGATTCAGGACCAGAACGACAACCCTCCTCAGGTTCTGTACCCGGTCCAGactggaggctctctggtggctgAGATGGTTCCTCGTTCAGCAGATGTGGGCTTTCTGGTCACTAAGGTGGTGGCTGTTGATGTGGActctggacagaatgcctggctctcctacaaactgcagaaagccGCAGACAGGGCGCTGTTTGAAGTGGGCTTACAGAATGGAGAAATAAGAACCATCCGCGGAGTCACTGAtaaagatgcagtgaaacaaagactgactgtgatcgtggaggacaacgggcagccctctcgttcagctacagtcattgttaacgtggcggtggcggacagcttccctgaagtgctgtctgagttcactgactatacacaagacaaggagtacaatgacaacctgaccttctacttagtgttggctttggctgtagtttccttcctcttcatcacgtgtttagtggttattatatcagtgaagatctacagatggaggcagtctcgcgtcctgtatcactccaatctccctgtgattccgtattatccaccacgttactcagacactttggggACAGGGACTCTCCAACACGTGTACAACTACGAGGTGTGCAGGACGAATGACTCCAGAAAGAGTGACTGCAATTTCGGCACAGTCGTTAGTCAGAACGTGCTGATAATGGACCCCAGTTCTACAGGAACGATGCAGCGGATACAAAGTGAGAAGAACATCCTGGATGAACCAGACTCTCCTCTAGAGGTGAGTCAAATAATGTAG